The Artemia franciscana chromosome 11, ASM3288406v1, whole genome shotgun sequence genome has a segment encoding these proteins:
- the LOC136032669 gene encoding calponin-1-like has translation MAYHGPSYGLSRECQMKSQAKFSLERAREAIIWIERVLDKKLEVPSPDGDLRDQLDFAAALKDGVALCELINTLEAGTIVKVNMQKAPFKQRENLEMFLKGCVAYGLRSQDLFQVNDLYEHKNLYMVVDCIYALGGMSQKKGFMGPTIGVKVAKENPRMFSPDVLAESQKVIGLQYGSNKGASQRGMTPYGATRQILPEEFQKTSQNAQS, from the exons AGTCAGGCAAAATTTAGTCTTGAGCGTGCACGTGAAGCCATTATATGGATAGAAAGGGTTCTTGATAAAAAATTGGAAGTGCCGAGCCCTGATGGAGATCTACGTGACCAGCTTGATTTTGCAGCTGCGCTGAAGGATGGTGTTGCTCTTTGCGA GCTTATAAATACGCTGGAAGCTGGAACCATAGTGAAGGTCAATATGCAAAAAGCTCCGTTCAAACAG cgaGAAAACTTGGAAATGTTTTTAAAGGGATGCGTCGCATATGGTCTCAGGTCTCAGGATTTGTTTCAAGTTAATGACCTGTATGAACACAAAAATCTGTATATG GTTGTTGACTGCATATACGCCCTAGGAGGAATG TCACAGAAGAAGGGTTTCATGGGACCAACAATCGGTGTCAAGGTGGCCAAGGAGAATCCCAGAATGTTTTCTCCCGATGTCCTAGCTGAGAGTCAAAAGGTCATTGGATTACAATATGGATCTAACAAAGGAGCATCCCAACGAGGGATGACTCCCTACGGAGCTACCAGGCAGATATTACCCGAAG AGTTTCAAAAGACTAGTCAAAATGCTCAAAGCTGA